One genomic region from Clostridium saccharobutylicum DSM 13864 encodes:
- a CDS encoding glycosyltransferase: MIVRDEEKNLEKYLLQVKNLVDEIIIIDTGSIDNTKKIALSFTDMVFDFKWCNDFSVARNFSISKATNDWILVLDADEFIESFDKAKVLEFISSKDNMKTVGRIKRINLIEDQLGIKKGTELISRLFNRKYFRYEGTIHEQIAHRDGEVYSIKPVDITVNHIGYTKEEVDRTNKLERNISLLKKAIEEKSNEPYLYYQLGKSFYMMKDYIEAYKCFEKAISFPVDCRLEYVEDLIETYGYALINAEKFGEAMEIQIYREYYNSADYNFLMGLIYMNNAKFDLAVQSFLKCNEYDDGKMEGISTYLPYYNIGVIFECLGYRDEAISYYRKCGNYDLAVTRLKSVLN; this comes from the coding sequence ATGATAGTAAGAGATGAAGAAAAGAATTTAGAAAAGTATCTTTTACAAGTTAAAAATCTTGTAGATGAGATAATTATTATTGATACAGGATCTATAGATAATACAAAAAAAATAGCTTTGTCGTTTACAGATATGGTTTTTGACTTTAAATGGTGTAATGACTTTTCAGTTGCTAGAAACTTTAGTATTTCAAAGGCTACAAACGATTGGATTCTAGTATTAGATGCTGATGAGTTTATAGAAAGCTTTGATAAGGCAAAAGTTTTAGAATTTATAAGTTCTAAAGATAATATGAAAACTGTAGGAAGAATAAAAAGAATTAATTTAATAGAAGACCAATTAGGAATTAAAAAAGGTACGGAGTTAATAAGCAGATTATTTAATAGGAAATACTTTCGTTATGAAGGAACTATTCATGAACAAATAGCTCATAGAGATGGAGAAGTTTATTCAATAAAGCCTGTAGATATAACAGTAAATCATATAGGTTACACAAAAGAAGAAGTAGATAGAACAAATAAGTTGGAGAGAAATATATCGTTATTGAAGAAAGCTATAGAAGAAAAATCTAACGAGCCTTATTTATATTATCAGCTTGGTAAATCCTTTTATATGATGAAAGATTATATTGAAGCATATAAATGTTTTGAAAAAGCAATATCATTTCCAGTGGATTGTAGGTTAGAATATGTTGAAGATTTAATTGAAACATATGGATATGCTTTAATTAATGCAGAAAAGTTTGGTGAAGCTATGGAGATTCAAATTTATAGAGAATATTATAATAGTGCTGATTATAATTTTCTAATGGGCTTAATATACATGAATAATGCTAAGTTTGATCTTGCAGTTCAAAGTTTTCTTAAATGCAATGAATATGATGATGGTAAGATGGAAGGTATTAGTACATACTTGCCTTATTATAATATAGGAGTCATATTTGAGTGTTTAGGGTATAGGGACGAAGCAATAAGTTACTACAGAAAATGTGGAAATTATGATCTTGCAGTTACTAGATTAAAATCAGTACTAAATTAA
- the pseI gene encoding pseudaminic acid synthase, with amino-acid sequence MLTKMKIDKKVIDQNSNTFIVAEISANHNGRFENAVNLIKKAANAGVDAIKLQTYTADTITIDCNNDYFKINQGTLWDNRKLYDLYKEAYTPWEWQPKLKKIAEEEGLICFSSPFDKTAVDFLEDMNVPAYKVASFEITDIPLIEYMASKGKPMILATGVSTLNDIEEAVNACRRVGNNEIAILKCTSAYPAPFEDMNLKTIPNIAETFGVVSGLSDHTLGITVPIAAVSLGAKIVEKHFTLSRSDGGPDSAFSLEPEELRLMVKSIRETEKALGEISYNLTEKMKNSREFSRSLFVVKEIKKGELFTEKNLRSIRPGFGMHPRNYVDIIGKHAKLDIKKGTPMSWGLIE; translated from the coding sequence CATAGTGGCTGAAATATCTGCAAATCATAATGGGCGCTTTGAAAATGCAGTGAACTTAATTAAAAAGGCAGCAAATGCAGGAGTAGATGCTATAAAACTTCAAACTTACACTGCGGATACTATAACTATTGACTGTAATAATGATTATTTTAAAATAAATCAGGGTACATTATGGGATAATCGGAAGCTTTATGATTTATATAAAGAGGCATATACTCCTTGGGAATGGCAGCCTAAGTTAAAGAAAATTGCAGAAGAAGAAGGCTTAATTTGTTTTTCTTCACCTTTTGATAAAACTGCCGTAGATTTTCTCGAAGATATGAATGTACCAGCATATAAAGTAGCATCTTTTGAAATAACAGATATACCATTAATTGAATACATGGCATCTAAAGGTAAGCCTATGATTTTGGCAACAGGAGTATCTACATTGAATGATATAGAAGAAGCAGTAAATGCTTGTAGAAGAGTTGGCAATAATGAAATAGCGATATTAAAATGTACGAGTGCCTATCCAGCACCTTTTGAAGATATGAATTTAAAAACTATTCCTAATATAGCAGAAACTTTTGGAGTTGTATCTGGTTTATCAGATCATACATTGGGAATCACTGTTCCGATAGCAGCTGTGTCGTTAGGGGCGAAGATTGTTGAGAAACATTTCACATTATCAAGAAGTGATGGTGGACCAGATTCAGCATTTTCTTTAGAACCAGAAGAGTTAAGATTAATGGTAAAATCTATAAGAGAAACAGAAAAGGCATTAGGTGAAATTTCTTATAATTTAACAGAGAAAATGAAGAATAGTAGAGAATTTTCGAGATCTTTATTTGTAGTGAAAGAGATTAAAAAAGGAGAACTATTCACAGAGAAAAATCTTCGTTCCATAAGGCCTGGTTTTGGAATGCATCCTAGGAATTATGTCGATATAATAGGAAAGCACGCTAAATTAGATATAAAGAAAGGGACACCTATGTCATGGGGATTAATCGAGTAG